The proteins below come from a single Cannabis sativa cultivar Pink pepper isolate KNU-18-1 chromosome 3, ASM2916894v1, whole genome shotgun sequence genomic window:
- the LOC115709710 gene encoding mitogen-activated protein kinase 9-like: MGSGATLVDGVRRWFQRRPTSSSSTSTSTSSSSSSIDDNNNNNDGLLSLKQESQGLTVVEEDFDFSGLNPINVPIRTQFKIGHMHTQKKGAEADFFTEYGEGSQYEIQEVIGKGSYGVVGSAIDTHTGERVAIKKINDVFEHVSDATRILREIKLLRLLRHPDIVEIKHIMLPPSRREFKDIYVVFELMESDLHQVIKANDDLTPEHYQFFLYQLLRGLKYIHTANVFHRDLKPKNILANADCKLKICDFGLARVSFNDAPSAIFWTDYVATRWYRAPELCGSFFSKYTPAIDIWSIGCIFAEMLTGRPLFPGKNVVHQLDLMTDLLGTPPPESTARIRNEKARRYLSSMRSKQPVPFSQKFPNVDPLALRLLERLLAFDPKDRPSAEEALADPYFIGLSNVEREPSTQAISKLEFEFERRKLAKDDVRELIYREILEYHPQMLQEYLRGGEQTSFMYPSGVDRFKRQFAHLEEHFAKGDRSKSGKSTPLQRQHASLPRGRVTVPKEILDEQNDDFERRTNASVASTLDSPRAQQPDGLQSVNTDTPSKANPNVRSLLKSNSISASKCIGMKTTTKTDSEDEPIAEVMDEAVDGLSQNVAALRA; encoded by the exons ATGGGGAGTGGAGCTACCTTAGTGGACGGTGTTCGTCGCTGGTTTCAACGTCGTcctacttcttcttcttctacctcTACTTCtacttcttcatcttcttcttctattgatgataataataataataatgatggtCTTCTATCTCTGAAACAAGAATCTCAAGGCCTTACTGTTGTTGAAGAAGATTTTGATTTTTCTGGATTGAACCCTATTAACGTACCCATTAGGACCCAATTCAAAATTGGACATATGCATACTCAAAAGAAG GGAGCAGAGGCAGATTTCTTCACTGAATATGGAGAAGGAAGCCAATATGAGATTCAGGAAGTTATTGGGAAAGGAAGTTATGGTGTTGTTGGTTCTGCAATCGACACTCATACTGGAGAAAGAGTTGCAATTAAGAAGATTAATGATGTTTTTGAACATGTTTCTGATGCTACTCGAATTCTGAGAGAAATTAAGCTGTTGAGATTGCTTCGCCATCCAGATATAGTTGAAATAAAACACATTATGTTGCCTCCTTCACGACGGGAATTTAAAGATATCTATGTTGTTTTTGAGTTGATGGAATCTGATCTTCACCAAGTAATCAAGGCGAATGATGATCTTACTCCCGAGCATTATCAGTTCTTTTTATACCAGCTTCTTCGGGGTCTTAAATACATTCATACAG CAAATGTATTTCATCGCGATTTGAAGCCTAAGAACATCCTTGCTAATGCTGATTGCAAACTTAAGATATGTGATTTCGGGCTTGCTCGAGTTTCTTTCAATGATGCCCCATCTGCTATCTTTTGGACT GATTATGTTGCCACTCGATGGTATCGTGCTCCTGAGCTCTGCGGTTCATTTTTCTCAAAA TATACTCCTGCAATTGATATTTGGAGCATAGGATGCATATTTGCCGAAATGCTTACAGGGAGGCCACTGTTTCCTGGGAAAAATGTGGTACACCAATTGGATCTCATGACCGATTTGCTCGGTACACCCCCACCTGAATCCACTGCAAGG ATTCGAAATGAAAAAGCACGAAGGTATCTTAGTAGCATGCGAAGCAAACAACCGGTTCCATTCTCACAAAAGTTCCCTAATGTGGATCCATTAGCTCTTCGTTTACTGGAACGCTTGCTTGCATTCGACCCTAAAGACCGTCCATCAGCTGAAGAG GCACTAGCTGATCCTTACTTTATCGGTTTGTCAAATGTGGAACGCGAACCATCTACTCAAGCCATCTCAAAACTCGAATTTGAGTTTGAGCGTAGGAAATTGGCAAAGGATGACGTTAGGGAGTTGATATATCGAGAG ATTTTAGAGTACCATCCTCAGATGTTGCAGGAGTATCTTCGAGGAGGAGAGCAGACTAGCTTCATGTACCCCAG TGGTGTCGATCGATTCAAGAGGCAATTCGCCCATCTCGAGGAACACTTTGCTAAAGGCGATAGAAGCAAGAGTGGAAAAAGTACTCCCCTTCAAAGACAACATGCTTCACTTCCAAG AGGACGTGTTACTGTCCCGAAGGAAATCCTCGACGAGCAAAATGATGATTTCGAAAGGAGAACTAATGCTTCTGTTGCCTCAACTCTTGATAGTCCAAGAGCACAACAGCCTGATGGTTTACAGAGCGTAAATACAGACACGCCCAGCAAAGCAAACCCGAACGTTCGTAGCTTGTTGAAGAGTAATAGCATTAGCGCTTCTAAGTGTATAGGCATGAAAACAACAACGAAAACTGATTCGGAG GATGAACCGATTGCTGAGGTTATGGATGAGGCAGTTGACGGGTTATCTCAGAACGTAGCAGCGCTTCGTGCTTGA
- the LOC115711293 gene encoding uncharacterized GPI-anchored protein At4g28100 — protein MTSLLPLLLLLLLLHPISTHSNPNPPTLQPFLTDPSSSPPVTIPAFPEQSDLTGCHLTLPDQFYHSIKTSCSTSGQLKKGRCCPILASWLYSAYSATALGLINTKPNTELEEEKEKASKINNTMSFDMPMLPDDSETCVGEVDKALRGRGIELVGPNETCDVVYCYCGIRLHPLSCPEAFSIGEDGKVRGDKRVRRLERDCYGKSGDVNGFPGLGGCSKCLNALHLLNNNNNKALNTSKSEDRTTKMHNKDCQLMGLTWLLAKNRTAYMRTVSAVLRAIMLSSDEDSDQLRRCPLTSDGMPLAVDSSELSDQSSSTIIGEKTLFTISLFIAFTSFLYCILFIA, from the exons ATGACCTCTCTCCTCCCTCTCCTCCTCCTTCTCCTCCTCCTCCACCCCATCTCCACCCATTCCAACCCCAACCCACCAACACTCCAACCCTTCCTAACCGACCCATCATCATCACCACCAGTAACAATCCCAGCTTTCCCAGAACAATCAGACCTCACAGGCTGCCATCTAACCCTCCCTGACCAATTCTACCACAGCATCAAAACCTCTTGTTCCACTTCCGGGCAGCTAAAAAAGGGCAGATGCTGCCCAATACTTGCTTCATGGCTCTACTCAGCTTACTCAGCCACTGCTCTTGGATTAATcaacacaaaacccaacacagaattagaagaagaaaaagagaaagcTTCAAAAATCAACAATACCATGTCCTTTGATATGCCTATGCTTCCTGATGATTCTGAAACTTGTGTTGGTGAAGTTGATAAGGCTTTGAGAGGAAGAGGGATTGAGTTGGTTGGACCTAATGAAACTTGTGATGTTGTTTATTGTTATTGTGGGATTAGATTGCATCCTTTGAGTTGTCCTGAAGCTTTTTCGATTGGGGAAGATGGAAAGGTTAGAGGTGATAAAAGAGTGAGGAGATTGGAAAGGGATTGCTATGGAAAGAGTGGTGATGTTAATGGCTTTCCTGGTCTTGGTGGTTGCTCTAAATGCTTAAATGCTCTTCACTTG ctcaacaacaacaacaacaaggcTTTGAATACAAGCAAATCAGAGGATAGGACCACCAAAATGCATAACAAGGATTGTCAACTAATGGGCCTAACATGGCTCCTTGCCAAAAATCGGACGGCTTATATGCGCACGGTTTCAGCCGTCTTAAGGGCAATCATGCTGAGCTCGGACGAAGACTCAGATCAACTTCGTAGATGTCCATTAACAAGCGATGGGATGCCTCTAGCCGTTGATTCTTCCGAGTTATCGGATCAATCCTCTTCCACTATAATTGGAGAAAAAACATTATTCACCATTTCTCTCTTCATTGCATTTACTTCTTTCTTGTATTGTATCCTCTTCATTGCATAA
- the LOC115711470 gene encoding protein MOTHER of FT and TFL1, whose translation MAGGYSVDPLVVGRVIGDVVDMFVPAVSVSVYFGSKHVTNGCDIKPSISITPPKLTISGHSQDLYTLVMTDPDAPSPSEPTMREWVHWIVVDIPGGTNPNKGKEILPYVGPRPPVGIHRYILVLFRQKGPLGLVDQPPCRANFNTRFFAAHLDLGLPVATVYFNSQKEPATKRR comes from the exons ATGGCAGGTGGTTATTCAGTGGATCCATTAGTGGTGGGTAGAGTGATCGGAGATGTGGTGGATATGTTTGTGCCGGCGGTGAGTGTATCAGTCTACTTTGGGTCAAAACATGTCACTAATGGATGTGATATTAAACCCTCCATTTCCATTACTCCTCCTAAACTCACCATTTCTGGTCACTCCCAAGATCTCTACACTCTG GTAATGACTGATCCTGATGCGCCCAGTCCAAGTGAGCCCACCATGCGAGAATGGGTGCActg GATTGTTGTGGATATTCCAGGAGGGACAAATCCAAACAAag GGAAAGAGATTCTACCTTATGTGGGCCCACGTCCCCCGGTAGGGATCCACCGATACATTCTAGTTCTGTTTCGACAGAAAGGGCCACTGGGGCTGGTGGACCAGCCCCCGTGTCGTGCCAATTTCAACACGCGCTTCTTTGCTGCACATCTCGATCTCGGTTTGCCAGTGGCGACCGTGTACTTCAACTCCCAGAAGGAGCCGGCCACTAAGCGCCGTTAG
- the LOC115709962 gene encoding actin-interacting protein 1-2, which yields MPDLAETYACVPSTERGRGILISGSPKSNSILYTNGRSVIILNLDNPLEVSVYAEHAYPVTVARFSPNAEWIASADVSGSVRIWGTRNEFVLKNEFKVLSGRIDDLQWSPDGMRIVACGDGKGKSLVRAFMWDSGTNVGEFDGHSRRVLSCAFKPTRPFRIATCGEDFLVNFYEGPPFKFKQSNRDHSNFVNCLRYSPDGSKFISVSSDKKGILFDGKTGEKIGELSSEDGHKGSIYAVSWSPDGKQVLTASADKSAKVWDVSEDGNGKVKRTLTCPGSGGVDDMLVGCLWQNDHLVVVSLGGTISIFSATDIDKAPLCLSGHMKNITSLSVLKNNPKVILSSSYDGLIVKWIPGTGYSGKLQRKENSQIKCFAAVEEEIITSGFDNKVWRVPVLGDQCGEANSVDVGSQPKDLSLALLSPELALVATDSGVVMLRGTTIVSTINLGFAVTASAISPDGSEAIIGGQDGKLRIYAIAGDTLTEEATLEKHRGAITVIRYSPDVSMFASADVNREAVVWDRSSREIKLKNMVYHTARINCLAWSPDSSMVATGSLDTCVIIYEVNKPPASRSTIKGAHLGGVYGLVFTDDHHVMSSGEDACVRVWKLTPQ from the exons ATGCCAGACCTCGCCGAGACTTACGCCTGTGTTCCTTCGACGGAGCGAGGCCGAGGGATTCTCATCTCCGGAAGTCCGAAATCCAATTCAATTCTCTACACTAATGGCCGATCCGTAATCATTCTCAATCTCGATAATCCTCTTGAGGTTTCTGTTTATGCTGAACATGCTTATCCCGTTACCGTTGCAAGATTCTCTCCCAACGCTGAGTGGATCGCCTCTGCTGATGTGTCTGGAAGTGTCAGGATCTGGGGGACTCGGAATGAATTTGTTTTGAAGAATGAGTTTAAGGTTCTTTCTGGTCGGATTGATGATCTTCAGTGGTCTCCTGATGGGATGAGGATCGTTGCTTGTGGTGATGGGAAAGGAAAATCATTGGTTCGTGCTTTTAT GTGGGATTCAGGAACAAATGTGGGTGAGTTTGATGGCCATTCAAGGAGAGTTCTGAGCTGTGCATTTAAGCCAACACGGCCATTCCGTATTGCCACATGTGGAGAGGACTTTTTGGTTAACTTTTATGAAGGACCGCCATTCAAATTTAAGCAATCTAACAG AGATCATTCGAATTTTGTCAATTGTTTGAGGTATTCTCCAGATGGGAGCAAGTTCATTAGTGTGAGCTCTGACAAGAAAGGTATTCTCTTTGATGGAAAGACCGGAGAGAAAATTGGAGAGCTCTCCTCGGAAGATGGACATAAAGGAAGCATTTATGCTGTTAGCTGGAGTCCTGATGGGAAACAG GTTTTGACTGCATCTGCTGATAAATCTGCTAAGGTATGGGATGTATCTGAGGATGGAAATGGAAAAGTGAAAAGAACATTAACTTGTCCTGGCTCAGGTGGTGTAGATGACATGCTAGTTGGGTGCCTATGGCAGAACGATCACCTCGTTGTTGTTTCACTCGGAGGAACAATTAGCATATTCTCAGCAACTGATATCGATAAAGCCCCTCTGTGTCTATCTGGGCACATGAAGAACATTACTTCATTATCTGTTTTGAAAAACAATCCAAAAGTTATACTGTCCAGTAGTTATGATGGTCTAATAGTAAAATGGATTCCAGGCACTGGATATAGTGGAAAGTTACAGAGGAAGGAAAACTCTCAAATCAAATGTTTTGCTGCTGTTGAGGAGGAGATTATTACTTCTGGTTTTGACAACAAG GTATGGCGAGTTCCTGTTCTTGGTGATCAATGCGGAGAGGCAAATTCAGTTGATGTTGGCAGTCAACCGAAAGATTTAAGCCTTGCTCTTCTTTCTCCCGAGCTTGCTTTGGTTGCAACTGATTCCGGAGTTGTCATGCTTCGGGGAACAACCATTGTATCAACTATTAACCTTGGATTTGCTGTGACAGCTTCTGCAATTTCACCTGATGGAAGTGAAGCCATCATTGGTGGTCAGGATGGTAAACTTCGTATATACGCAATTGCTGGCGACACACTTACAGAAGAGGCAACCCTTGAGAAACACCGTGGCGCTATTACTGTTATTCGTTACTCTCCTGATGTCTCAATGTTTGCATCAGCAGATGTGAACCGGGAAGCTGTTGTTTGGGATCGTTCCTCTCGTGAG ataaaattaaagaacatgGTATACCACACCGCGCGTATAAATTGTCTTGCTTGGTCTCCAGACAGTAGCATGGTTGCTACCGGATCACTCGACACTTGTGTCATCATTTATGAAGTGAACAAGCCGCCAGCAAGCCGTTCAACCATAAAAGGCGCTCACTTGGGCGGTGTTTATGGATTAGTTTTCACCGATGACCACCATGTCATGAGCTCTGGCGAGGACGCCTGTGTTCGTGTTTGGAAGCTAACTCCACAGTGA